In Flavobacterium okayamense, a single window of DNA contains:
- the accC gene encoding acetyl-CoA carboxylase biotin carboxylase subunit, with protein MFKKILIANRGEIALRVIRTCKEMGIKTVAVYSTADADSLHVRFADEAVCIGPPPSNLSYLKMSNIIAAAEITNADAIHPGYGFLSENAKFSKICEEHGIKFIGASAEMIEKMGDKATAKATMEAAGVPCVPGSKGILASYEDAKKTAKKIGYPVMMKATAGGGGKGMRAIWKEEELQKAWESARQEAAAAFGNDGMYMEKLIEEPRHIEIQVVGDSFGKACHLSERDCSVQRRHQKLTEETPSPFMTDDLRNAMGDAAVKAAEYIKYEGAGTVEFLVDKHRNFYFMEMNTRIQVEHPITEQVIDYDLIREQILVAAGVPISGKNYFPQLHSIECRINAEDPYNDFRPSPGKITVLHAPGGHGVRLDTHVYAGYTIPPNYDSMIAKLITTAQTREEAINKMKRALDEFVIEGIKTTIPFHRQLMDEPDYVAGNYTTKFMETFKMKEI; from the coding sequence ATGTTTAAAAAAATATTAATTGCAAATAGAGGGGAAATTGCACTTCGTGTAATTCGAACTTGTAAAGAAATGGGCATTAAAACTGTAGCAGTATATTCTACAGCTGATGCAGATAGTTTGCACGTGCGTTTCGCAGATGAGGCGGTTTGTATTGGACCTCCACCAAGTAACCTATCGTATTTAAAAATGTCTAATATCATTGCAGCAGCAGAAATTACGAATGCTGATGCAATTCATCCAGGATATGGATTCTTATCTGAAAATGCTAAGTTTTCAAAAATTTGTGAAGAGCACGGAATTAAATTTATCGGAGCTTCTGCAGAAATGATTGAAAAAATGGGAGATAAAGCTACTGCAAAAGCTACTATGGAAGCGGCAGGAGTTCCTTGTGTTCCAGGTTCAAAAGGGATTTTAGCTTCTTATGAAGATGCTAAAAAAACAGCTAAGAAAATTGGTTACCCTGTAATGATGAAAGCTACTGCTGGAGGTGGTGGTAAAGGTATGCGTGCCATTTGGAAAGAAGAAGAGCTTCAAAAAGCATGGGAAAGTGCTCGTCAAGAAGCTGCTGCTGCTTTCGGAAACGATGGTATGTATATGGAAAAACTAATTGAAGAACCACGTCACATTGAAATTCAAGTAGTGGGTGATTCATTTGGTAAAGCATGTCACTTATCAGAAAGAGATTGTTCAGTACAACGTCGTCATCAAAAGTTAACGGAAGAAACTCCTTCTCCGTTCATGACAGATGATTTAAGAAATGCAATGGGTGACGCAGCAGTAAAAGCGGCAGAATATATTAAATATGAAGGCGCTGGTACAGTTGAGTTCTTAGTAGATAAGCATAGAAATTTCTATTTTATGGAAATGAATACGCGTATTCAGGTAGAACATCCTATTACAGAACAAGTTATCGATTACGATTTAATTCGTGAGCAAATATTAGTTGCGGCTGGAGTGCCAATTTCGGGTAAAAATTATTTCCCACAATTACACTCAATAGAATGTCGTATTAATGCGGAAGATCCGTATAATGATTTCCGACCTTCGCCAGGTAAAATTACCGTTTTACACGCGCCAGGAGGACACGGAGTTCGTTTAGATACACATGTGTATGCTGGATATACTATTCCACCAAATTATGATTCTATGATTGCGAAGTTGATTACGACTGCACAAACACGTGAAGAAGCAATTAACAAAATGAAACGTGCTTTAGATGAATTCGTAATTGAAGGTATTAAAACTACCATTCCTTTCCACAGACAGTTAATGGATGAACCAGATTATGTAGCTGGTAATTATACCACTAAGTTTATGGAAACTTTTAAAATGAAAGAAATTTAA
- the accB gene encoding acetyl-CoA carboxylase biotin carboxyl carrier protein, whose product MDIREIQNLIKFVAKSGATEVKLEMDDFKITIKTAPDGEATTTYVHQVPVSAALPQAAAPQPVAPTAPAAPAAAPVATESASDDSKYITVKSPIIGTFYRKPAPDKPMFVEVGSTISKGDVVCVIEAMKLFNEIESEVSGKIVKVLVDDSSPVEFDQPLFLVDPS is encoded by the coding sequence ATGGATATTAGAGAAATTCAAAACCTAATTAAATTCGTAGCAAAATCAGGAGCTACAGAAGTGAAGTTAGAAATGGATGATTTTAAAATCACTATTAAAACTGCTCCGGACGGAGAAGCAACTACGACTTATGTTCATCAAGTTCCAGTTTCGGCAGCATTACCACAGGCGGCGGCTCCTCAACCAGTTGCGCCAACTGCTCCAGCTGCTCCAGCTGCAGCGCCGGTTGCTACAGAATCTGCTTCAGATGATAGTAAATATATCACTGTAAAATCTCCAATCATCGGAACATTCTATAGAAAACCAGCTCCAGACAAACCAATGTTTGTTGAAGTAGGTTCTACTATTTCAAAAGGAGATGTAGTTTGTGTTATCGAAGCAATGAAATTGTTCAACGAAATTGAATCAGAAGTTTCAGGTAAAATTGTTAAAGTTTTAGTTGACGATTCTTCTCCAGTTGAATTTGATCAACCATTATTCTTAGTTGATCCATCTTAA
- a CDS encoding beta-ketoacyl-ACP synthase III — translation MSKITAAITAIGSYVPDYVLSNQVLETLVDTNDEWITTRTGIKERRLLKEEGQGTSFLAIKAAQNLLEKANLDPKEIDLIIMATATPDMPVASTGVYVATQIGATNAFAYDLHAACSSFLYGMSTASAYIASGKYKKVLLIGADKMSSIIDYTDRATCIIFGDGGGAVLFEPNTEGLGLQDEFLRSDGIGREFLKIDAGGSILPASEETVKNKQHYVFQDGKTVFKYAVSGMADVSEKIMQRNNLTHDDVNWLVAHQANKRIIDATASRMGVDESKVLVNIHRYGNTTSATLPLLLTDFEDKLKKGDNIIFAAFGGGFTWGAIYLKWAYTKK, via the coding sequence ATGAGTAAAATAACTGCCGCAATAACTGCAATAGGATCTTATGTTCCTGATTATGTGTTGTCTAACCAAGTTTTAGAAACATTGGTAGATACTAATGACGAATGGATTACCACAAGAACAGGAATTAAAGAAAGGCGATTACTTAAAGAAGAAGGACAAGGGACTTCTTTCCTTGCTATAAAAGCAGCCCAAAATTTATTAGAAAAAGCAAATCTTGACCCAAAAGAGATTGATTTGATTATTATGGCGACAGCTACTCCAGATATGCCTGTGGCTTCAACTGGAGTATATGTTGCAACACAAATTGGCGCTACAAATGCTTTTGCTTATGATTTGCATGCCGCTTGTTCAAGTTTTCTTTATGGAATGTCAACTGCCTCTGCTTATATAGCATCAGGAAAATATAAGAAAGTATTACTAATTGGAGCTGATAAAATGTCTTCAATTATTGATTATACAGACCGCGCAACTTGTATCATTTTTGGTGATGGAGGAGGCGCTGTTTTATTTGAACCAAACACTGAAGGTCTTGGATTACAAGATGAGTTTTTAAGAAGTGATGGAATTGGTCGTGAATTCTTAAAAATTGATGCAGGAGGTTCAATTTTACCTGCTTCTGAAGAAACGGTAAAAAACAAGCAACATTATGTTTTTCAAGATGGAAAAACAGTTTTTAAATATGCTGTTTCGGGGATGGCTGACGTAAGTGAGAAGATTATGCAACGTAATAATTTAACTCACGATGATGTAAATTGGTTAGTAGCTCATCAAGCAAATAAGCGTATTATTGATGCTACTGCAAGTAGAATGGGTGTAGACGAGTCTAAAGTTTTAGTAAACATTCACCGTTACGGAAACACAACTTCAGCTACTTTACCTTTGTTACTAACTGATTTTGAAGACAAATTAAAAAAAGGAGACAATATAATTTTTGCTGCATTTGGTGGTGGTTTCACATGGGGAGCTATCTACTTAAAATGGGCATATACAAAAAAATAA
- the rpmF gene encoding 50S ribosomal protein L32 → MAHPKRRQSSTRRDKRRTHYKATAPQIATCPVTGEAHLYHRAYWHEGKLYYRGQVVVDKTEAVA, encoded by the coding sequence ATGGCACATCCTAAGAGAAGACAATCGTCAACAAGAAGAGATAAGAGAAGAACGCACTACAAAGCGACAGCTCCTCAAATTGCAACATGTCCTGTAACTGGTGAAGCACATTTATACCACAGAGCTTATTGGCATGAAGGTAAATTGTACTACAGAGGACAAGTTGTTGTGGATAAAACAGAAGCAGTTGCTTAA
- a CDS encoding YceD family protein, with the protein MKNLKAFLIPFTGLKIGKHQFDYHIDNSFFECFEYVEFNSAEIKVDLVLEKKSTMLELYFKHSGTVNVPCDITGEDFDLPIKGKLKVIVKFGEEFNNENEELLILPHGEFQVDISQYVYEMIVLSVPAKRIHPGVEDGTLESEAIEALEKLSPKINEEKEPEDEIDPRWAELKKLLTDKDKNK; encoded by the coding sequence ATGAAAAATTTAAAAGCATTTTTAATTCCTTTTACGGGATTGAAAATTGGGAAGCATCAGTTTGATTATCATATAGATAATTCGTTCTTTGAATGCTTTGAATATGTGGAATTTAATTCTGCAGAAATCAAAGTAGATTTAGTTTTAGAGAAGAAAAGTACAATGTTAGAGTTGTATTTTAAACATAGTGGAACTGTAAATGTTCCTTGCGATATCACAGGTGAGGATTTCGATTTGCCAATTAAAGGTAAATTAAAGGTAATCGTGAAATTTGGAGAAGAATTTAATAACGAAAACGAAGAGTTGTTAATTTTGCCTCATGGAGAATTTCAGGTTGATATTTCACAATATGTTTATGAAATGATAGTGTTGTCAGTACCTGCTAAAAGAATTCATCCAGGAGTTGAAGATGGAACTTTAGAGTCAGAAGCTATTGAAGCATTAGAAAAACTTTCTCCAAAAATTAATGAAGAAAAAGAACCAGAAGATGAAATAGACCCTAGATGGGCAGAATTAAAAAAACTATTAACGGATAAAGATAAAAATAAATAA
- the pdxA gene encoding 4-hydroxythreonine-4-phosphate dehydrogenase PdxA produces MVKKSENIIVGISVGDLNGIGAEVILKTFEDSRMFELCTPVVFANAKIISFLRKNLNIEIHINGIDNLSQVVSGKFNVLNVWKEGVNLEHGKLDDNVGKYAIKSFVEATKALKNGLIDVLVTAPINKYNIQSDEFKFPGHTDYLDKELDGNALMLMVHDKLRVGLLTDHIPVNEVASKISKELIEEKVETIKNTLIKDFKIAKPKIAVLGLNPHSGDNGVIGKEDEEVVKPTLKKLFDNGTMVFGPYSSDSFFGSNMYQNFDAVLAMYHDQGLIPFKTLSFGKGVNYTAGLEKIRTSPDHGTAFEIAGKGMANHDSFKEALYLALDVFANRNEYKELTENPLKVSQN; encoded by the coding sequence ATGGTTAAAAAATCAGAAAATATTATTGTAGGAATTTCTGTTGGTGATTTAAACGGAATTGGTGCAGAGGTCATTTTGAAGACTTTTGAAGATTCTAGAATGTTTGAACTTTGTACGCCTGTAGTTTTTGCAAACGCTAAGATTATTTCTTTTTTAAGAAAAAATTTGAATATAGAGATTCATATTAATGGCATTGATAATTTAAGTCAAGTTGTATCAGGTAAGTTTAATGTGTTAAATGTATGGAAAGAAGGTGTTAATCTGGAGCATGGTAAATTGGACGACAATGTAGGTAAATATGCAATTAAATCATTTGTTGAGGCTACCAAAGCTTTGAAAAACGGCTTAATTGATGTTTTAGTAACAGCTCCTATTAATAAATACAATATTCAGTCTGACGAATTTAAATTCCCTGGTCATACAGATTATCTAGATAAAGAGTTGGATGGTAATGCACTTATGTTAATGGTTCATGATAAGTTAAGGGTAGGCCTTTTAACCGATCATATTCCTGTTAATGAAGTTGCTTCTAAGATTTCAAAAGAATTGATTGAGGAAAAAGTTGAAACAATAAAGAATACTTTAATTAAAGATTTTAAAATTGCTAAACCTAAAATTGCGGTTTTAGGATTAAATCCTCATAGTGGAGATAATGGTGTTATAGGAAAAGAAGACGAAGAGGTTGTAAAGCCTACATTAAAAAAACTTTTTGATAATGGAACAATGGTTTTCGGACCTTATTCTTCTGATAGTTTTTTTGGAAGTAATATGTATCAAAATTTTGATGCAGTTTTAGCAATGTATCACGATCAAGGATTAATACCTTTTAAAACACTGTCGTTTGGCAAAGGGGTTAATTATACAGCAGGTTTAGAAAAAATTAGAACATCTCCAGATCATGGAACAGCTTTTGAAATTGCTGGAAAAGGAATGGCCAATCATGATTCTTTTAAAGAGGCTTTGTATTTAGCTTTAGATGTTTTTGCTAATCGAAACGAGTACAAGGAGTTAACCGAAAATCCTTTAAAAGTGAGCCAAAATTAG
- a CDS encoding riboflavin synthase, translating to MFTGIIETLGKITKIEKEQDNLHITVNSEITSELKIDQSVAHNGICLTVVAIENDLYTVTAINETIKKTNIGSWQTGEFINLERAMKLGDRLDGHIVQGHVDQIATCKKIETENGSWVFTFEYDKNLSNITIEKGSITVNGTSLTVVNSKENEFSVAIIPYTFEHTNFKYFKTGTIVNLEFDVIGKYVKRIYELQK from the coding sequence ATGTTTACAGGAATAATAGAGACCTTAGGAAAAATAACCAAAATTGAAAAAGAACAAGATAACTTACACATTACAGTCAATTCTGAAATAACTTCTGAGTTGAAAATTGACCAAAGTGTCGCACATAATGGCATATGTTTAACTGTTGTTGCAATTGAGAATGATTTATACACAGTCACAGCTATAAATGAAACCATAAAGAAAACAAATATTGGAAGCTGGCAAACTGGAGAATTTATTAATTTAGAGAGAGCGATGAAACTTGGCGACCGTTTAGATGGTCATATAGTTCAAGGTCACGTTGATCAAATCGCTACATGTAAAAAAATAGAAACCGAAAATGGAAGTTGGGTTTTTACTTTTGAATACGACAAAAATTTAAGCAATATTACCATTGAAAAAGGTTCAATTACTGTAAACGGAACAAGTCTTACCGTTGTAAATTCAAAAGAAAACGAATTTAGTGTTGCTATAATACCTTACACGTTTGAACATACAAACTTTAAATATTTTAAGACTGGTACTATAGTTAATCTAGAATTTGACGTTATTGGAAAGTATGTAAAAAGAATTTACGAATTACAGAAATAA
- the mce gene encoding methylmalonyl-CoA epimerase: protein MNKIEHIGIAVKSLKESNLVFEKLFGQPAYKEEEVESEGVKTSFFMNGPNKIELLEATKEDSPIAKFIDKKGEGIHHIAFDVDDIEAEISRLKEEGFIVLNEKPKKGADNKLVAFLHPKSTNGVLIELCQEIK from the coding sequence ATGAATAAAATTGAACATATAGGGATTGCTGTAAAAAGTTTAAAAGAATCAAATTTAGTTTTTGAAAAATTATTTGGACAACCTGCTTATAAAGAAGAAGAAGTAGAAAGTGAAGGGGTTAAAACTTCATTTTTTATGAACGGACCAAACAAGATTGAATTGTTAGAAGCAACTAAGGAAGATAGTCCAATTGCAAAGTTTATCGACAAAAAAGGCGAAGGAATTCATCATATAGCATTTGATGTAGATGATATCGAAGCAGAAATTTCAAGATTAAAAGAAGAAGGGTTTATTGTTTTAAACGAAAAACCAAAAAAAGGTGCCGATAACAAGTTGGTTGCATTTTTACATCCTAAATCTACAAATGGTGTTTTGATTGAACTTTGTCAGGAAATAAAATAA
- the rbfA gene encoding 30S ribosome-binding factor RbfA: METNRQKKIGQLLQNDLVDILQGEIRKNGISNLIISVSKVNVTSDLSIAKVYLSVFPSDKGGEILNAVKTNNSLIKHDLAQRVKNQLRKVPDLIFYIDDSLDYIEKIDNALSGKENPVENPDLLAKRKKS, encoded by the coding sequence ATGGAAACAAATAGACAAAAAAAAATAGGTCAGTTATTACAAAATGACTTGGTAGATATATTACAAGGTGAAATTAGAAAGAACGGAATTTCTAATCTTATCATTTCGGTTTCTAAGGTTAATGTTACAAGTGATTTGTCGATTGCAAAAGTTTACTTAAGTGTTTTTCCATCAGATAAAGGTGGCGAAATTTTAAATGCAGTTAAAACAAATAACTCTTTAATTAAACACGATTTGGCACAACGTGTTAAAAACCAATTGCGAAAAGTACCCGATTTAATTTTCTATATCGATGACAGTTTAGATTATATTGAGAAAATCGACAATGCGCTTTCGGGCAAAGAAAATCCAGTTGAAAATCCTGATTTATTAGCCAAAAGAAAGAAATCGTAA
- a CDS encoding ABC transporter permease translates to MNFPFYIAKRYAISFSKNSAINIITFIASFGIIAGTMALFVVLSVFSGLRDFSLSFTNATDPDYKLEPTKGKLITLSEDQLQKINSNSSIASYSKIVEERVMFSFNDKEQVAYLKGVDENFINVSNLNEHLYVGNWLTPKSSDVVVGAEISRKLGLGLFSYTSPLKVYAPKAGKGLIEDENDAFLIANLNTVGIYNINEDVDNKYVYCELALAQQLLQLKKNQVSSIELKTKPETEENTFRSELQSIFGNNILIKNKIQLNDALYKMLNTENIATYLIFTLVLIIALFNLIGALIMMIIEKKTNLKTLLNLGTSISNIRKIFLFQGLLLTFIGGIIGIALGALLVFLQQKFELLMITSTLAYPTKFEFENLLIVAVTILLLGYLASFLASRSVTKKLLE, encoded by the coding sequence TTGAATTTTCCTTTCTACATAGCAAAACGTTATGCAATAAGTTTTAGCAAAAATTCGGCAATTAATATTATTACGTTTATTGCTTCTTTTGGAATTATTGCTGGCACTATGGCTTTGTTTGTGGTTTTGTCGGTTTTTAGTGGTTTACGTGATTTTAGTTTGAGTTTTACAAACGCCACTGATCCCGATTATAAGTTAGAACCTACAAAAGGAAAATTAATCACACTATCAGAAGACCAACTTCAAAAAATTAATTCTAATTCCTCAATAGCTTCGTATAGTAAAATTGTTGAAGAGCGTGTAATGTTTTCTTTTAATGATAAAGAGCAAGTTGCGTATCTAAAAGGTGTTGATGAAAACTTTATAAACGTATCTAATTTAAACGAACATTTATATGTTGGCAATTGGTTAACCCCAAAATCTAGCGATGTTGTTGTAGGTGCAGAAATTAGCCGAAAACTTGGTTTAGGATTATTCAGTTACACTTCTCCGTTAAAAGTATATGCCCCAAAAGCAGGAAAAGGATTAATTGAAGATGAAAACGACGCTTTTTTAATTGCGAATTTAAACACTGTTGGCATTTACAACATTAATGAAGATGTAGATAATAAATATGTTTATTGCGAATTAGCTTTGGCACAGCAATTATTGCAATTGAAGAAAAATCAAGTTTCTTCAATTGAATTAAAAACAAAACCCGAAACAGAAGAAAACACTTTTCGCAGTGAATTACAATCGATTTTCGGAAACAATATTCTTATTAAGAATAAAATTCAGTTGAATGATGCTTTGTATAAAATGTTGAATACTGAAAATATTGCTACGTATTTAATCTTCACTTTAGTGTTAATTATTGCTCTTTTTAATTTAATTGGTGCATTGATAATGATGATTATTGAAAAGAAAACCAATTTAAAAACACTACTTAATTTAGGAACTTCAATTAGTAATATTAGAAAAATATTTCTTTTTCAAGGTTTACTTTTAACTTTTATTGGCGGAATAATTGGAATCGCTCTTGGTGCTTTATTAGTTTTTCTTCAACAAAAGTTTGAATTATTAATGATTACTTCAACTTTAGCCTATCCAACAAAGTTTGAATTTGAAAATTTACTAATTGTAGCCGTTACTATTTTATTGTTGGGCTATTTAGCTTCGTTTTTAGCAAGTAGAAGTGTTACTAAGAAGTTGTTGGAGTAA
- a CDS encoding ribose-phosphate pyrophosphokinase — protein sequence MSYQEPEAKIFACSQSVYLAEKIAESYGVPLGKVTFSKYSDGEFQPSFEESIRGLRVFLVCSTFPSSDNLMELLLMIDAAKRASARHITAVIPYFGWARQDRKDKPRVPIGAKLVAKLLETAGATRIMTMDLHADQIQGFFEKPVDHLFASTIFLPYIKSLGLDNLTIASPDMGGSKRAYAYSKFLESDVVVCYKQRKKANVIDTMELIGDVKGRNVILVDDMIDTGGTLAKAADVMIEKGAISVRAICTHAILSGEAYEKIENSQLAELIVTDSIPLKKESSKIKVITCANLFAEVMHMVQNNNSISGKFLM from the coding sequence ATGTCATACCAAGAGCCAGAAGCAAAAATATTTGCATGTTCTCAGAGTGTGTACCTAGCAGAAAAAATAGCTGAAAGCTATGGCGTTCCACTAGGTAAAGTTACGTTCTCAAAATATAGTGATGGAGAGTTTCAACCTTCGTTTGAAGAGTCAATAAGAGGACTACGTGTTTTCTTAGTCTGTTCTACCTTTCCTAGTTCTGACAATTTAATGGAATTGTTGTTAATGATTGATGCAGCCAAAAGAGCTTCAGCAAGACACATTACAGCTGTAATTCCATATTTTGGTTGGGCAAGACAAGATAGAAAAGATAAACCACGTGTTCCGATAGGTGCTAAATTAGTTGCTAAATTATTAGAAACTGCTGGTGCCACTCGAATTATGACCATGGATTTACATGCAGATCAAATTCAAGGATTCTTTGAAAAACCTGTTGACCATTTATTTGCTTCTACTATCTTTTTACCATATATAAAAAGTTTAGGACTAGATAATTTAACAATTGCTTCACCAGACATGGGGGGTTCAAAAAGAGCCTATGCTTATTCTAAATTTTTAGAGTCTGATGTTGTTGTTTGTTACAAACAACGTAAAAAAGCAAATGTTATCGATACAATGGAGTTAATTGGTGACGTTAAGGGTAGAAATGTTATTCTAGTTGATGACATGATCGATACTGGAGGAACACTAGCTAAAGCTGCTGACGTTATGATTGAAAAAGGCGCTATAAGTGTAAGAGCAATTTGTACTCATGCTATCCTTTCAGGAGAAGCTTATGAAAAAATTGAAAACTCTCAATTAGCTGAATTGATCGTAACAGATTCTATTCCTTTAAAGAAAGAATCGAGCAAAATAAAAGTAATTACTTGTGCAAATTTATTTGCCGAAGTAATGCACATGGTGCAAAACAACAATTCCATTAGTGGAAAGTTTTTAATGTAA
- a CDS encoding 50S ribosomal protein L25/general stress protein Ctc — translation MKSITIKGQKRESVGKKATKAVRDAGFVPCVIYGGDQPVHFSADERAFKGLVYTPNAHTVVVELEGGKKIDCILQDIQFHPVSDKILHIDFFQLDDNKEIVMEVPVKVTGKSPGVMAGGVLRLNQRRLKVKALPKHLPDFVEANISPLEMGNKLYVTKIATDNFKLMHPENTVVCQVRISRAAMKAAQEAAKAEKAAGKKK, via the coding sequence ATGAAGTCAATTACAATTAAAGGACAAAAAAGAGAAAGCGTAGGCAAGAAAGCTACCAAAGCCGTACGCGATGCTGGATTCGTCCCTTGCGTTATCTACGGAGGAGACCAACCAGTTCATTTTTCAGCAGATGAAAGAGCATTCAAAGGGTTAGTTTATACTCCAAATGCACATACTGTTGTAGTTGAATTAGAAGGTGGTAAAAAAATTGATTGTATCTTACAAGATATTCAATTTCACCCAGTTTCAGACAAAATTTTACACATCGACTTCTTCCAATTAGACGACAATAAAGAAATCGTTATGGAAGTTCCTGTAAAAGTTACTGGAAAATCTCCAGGTGTTATGGCAGGTGGAGTTTTACGTTTAAACCAACGTCGTTTAAAAGTAAAAGCGTTACCTAAACATTTACCAGATTTTGTTGAAGCTAATATTTCACCATTAGAAATGGGTAACAAGTTATATGTAACTAAAATTGCTACTGATAACTTTAAATTAATGCACCCAGAAAACACTGTAGTTTGTCAAGTAAGAATTTCTCGTGCTGCTATGAAAGCTGCTCAAGAAGCTGCAAAAGCAGAAAAAGCTGCAGGAAAGAAAAAATAA
- the pth gene encoding aminoacyl-tRNA hydrolase — MKKFLIVGLGNIGSEYVNTRHNIGFKVLDYIINQENGSFNSVKLGDLAEIKIKGKTVFLLKPNTYMNLSGKAVKYWMDKEKIAKENILVITDDLNLPFGTIRIKSKGSDGGHNGLKNIQLLLNTTEYPRFRFGISDDFKKGKQVDYVLGEWDEEEKEKLKERLEISSEVVKSFVSAGLNNTMNTYNGK, encoded by the coding sequence ATGAAAAAATTTCTGATTGTTGGATTAGGGAATATTGGAAGTGAATATGTAAACACCCGCCATAATATTGGTTTTAAAGTATTAGATTATATTATTAATCAAGAAAACGGCAGTTTTAATTCTGTTAAGTTAGGCGATTTAGCTGAGATAAAAATAAAAGGTAAAACGGTTTTCTTGTTGAAGCCAAATACCTATATGAACCTAAGTGGAAAAGCTGTTAAGTACTGGATGGATAAAGAAAAGATAGCCAAAGAAAATATTTTAGTTATAACTGACGATTTAAATTTACCCTTTGGAACGATTCGAATTAAAAGTAAAGGAAGCGATGGAGGACACAACGGATTAAAAAACATTCAGTTATTACTTAATACAACTGAATATCCAAGATTTCGATTTGGAATAAGCGATGATTTTAAAAAAGGAAAACAAGTAGATTATGTTTTAGGTGAATGGGATGAAGAAGAAAAAGAAAAATTGAAAGAACGTCTGGAAATCTCATCAGAAGTGGTTAAATCTTTTGTCTCAGCAGGGCTTAACAATACTATGAACACTTATAATGGAAAATAA